One window of Prosthecodimorpha staleyi genomic DNA carries:
- the trpB gene encoding tryptophan synthase subunit beta, translated as MTCPRTAPVTITPNTLRSGPDDRGFFGLYGGRFVAETLMPLILELEKAYDEARNDPAFHAELEHLGKHYTGRPSPLYFAERLTEHLGGAKIYFKRDELNHTGSHKINNCLGQILLARRMGKTRIIAETGAGQHGVASATVSARFGYPCTVYMGATDVERQKPNVFRMKLLGATVNPVTSGAGTLKDAMNEALRDWVTNVEDTYYIIGTAAGPHPYPAMVRDFQSVIGTEAKAQMLEAEGRLPDALVAAIGGGSNAIGLFHPFLDDRDVQIFGVEAGGHGLDVPNGHAASMAGGRPGVLHGNRTYLLQDGDGQILEGHSISAGLDYPGVGPEHSWLKDTGRVSYVPATDREALDAFQVCTRLEGIIPALEPSHALAHVIKLAPTMAKDQIILMNMCGRGDKDVFTVAKHLGQDM; from the coding sequence ATGACCTGCCCGAGGACCGCTCCCGTGACCATCACGCCCAATACACTCCGTTCCGGCCCGGACGACCGCGGCTTCTTCGGCCTCTATGGCGGCCGCTTCGTCGCCGAGACGCTGATGCCGCTGATCCTGGAACTGGAGAAGGCCTATGACGAAGCTCGGAACGATCCGGCCTTCCACGCCGAGCTGGAGCATCTGGGCAAGCACTATACCGGTCGGCCGAGCCCGCTCTACTTCGCCGAGCGCCTGACCGAGCATCTCGGCGGCGCGAAAATCTACTTCAAGCGCGACGAGCTGAACCATACCGGCAGCCACAAGATCAACAACTGCCTCGGCCAGATCCTGCTCGCCCGGCGCATGGGCAAGACCCGGATCATCGCCGAGACCGGCGCCGGCCAGCATGGCGTCGCCTCGGCGACCGTCTCGGCCCGCTTTGGCTATCCCTGCACGGTCTATATGGGCGCGACCGACGTCGAGCGGCAGAAGCCGAACGTCTTCCGCATGAAGCTGCTCGGCGCCACCGTCAATCCGGTCACCTCCGGCGCCGGCACCCTGAAGGACGCCATGAACGAGGCCCTGCGCGACTGGGTCACCAATGTCGAGGACACCTACTACATCATCGGCACCGCGGCCGGCCCGCATCCCTATCCGGCCATGGTGCGCGACTTCCAGTCGGTGATTGGCACCGAGGCCAAGGCGCAGATGCTGGAGGCCGAGGGACGCCTGCCCGACGCGCTGGTGGCGGCGATCGGCGGCGGCTCCAACGCGATCGGCCTGTTCCATCCGTTCCTGGACGACCGCGACGTGCAGATCTTCGGCGTCGAGGCCGGCGGCCACGGGCTCGACGTGCCGAACGGCCATGCCGCTTCCATGGCGGGCGGCCGGCCGGGCGTGCTGCACGGCAACCGCACCTATCTGCTGCAGGACGGCGACGGCCAGATCCTCGAAGGCCATTCGATCTCCGCCGGCCTGGACTATCCGGGCGTCGGGCCGGAACATTCCTGGCTCAAGGACACCGGCCGCGTCTCCTACGTGCCGGCGACCGACCGCGAGGCGCTTGACGCCTTCCAGGTCTGCACCCGCCTGGAGGGCATCATCCCGGCCCTGGAGCCGAGCCATGCGCTCGCCCATGTCATCAAGCTCGCCCCGACCATGGCCAAGGACCAGATCATCCTGATGAACATGTGCGGCCGCGGCGACAAGGACGTGTTCACCGTGGCCAAGCATCTCGGCCAGGACATGTGA
- a CDS encoding CbtB domain-containing protein → MTVSIAAATTASTETGLAESGLDRVAALKAAAVAALMGLALVFTTGFAHPELLHNAAHDSRHAMNFPCH, encoded by the coding sequence ATGACCGTCAGCATCGCCGCCGCCACGACCGCCAGCACCGAAACCGGCCTCGCCGAATCGGGTCTCGATCGCGTTGCCGCCCTCAAGGCCGCCGCGGTCGCCGCGCTGATGGGCCTCGCGCTGGTCTTCACGACCGGCTTCGCGCATCCGGAGCTGCTGCACAACGCGGCGCACGATTCGCGCCACGCCATGAATTTCCCCTGCCACTGA
- a CDS encoding bifunctional folylpolyglutamate synthase/dihydrofolate synthase, whose protein sequence is MPPSALDALLDRLTMAIPAGWDLGLERIERLLAELGNPHHRLPPVIHVAGTNGKGSVTAFCRAILEAAGKTCHVYTSPHLVRFNERIRIAHPGGGRLADDDVLAAAILEAEQVNAGRPITFFELATVAAFRLFAEHPADYTLLEVGLGGRLDATNVIPAPLVSVITSISVDHEKFLGDTIEKIAAEKAGIIKRGAVAVSSPQTPEVVTILERRAAREGVRVQFGGQDWIAGPENGRLVYQDADGLLDLTAPRLLGAHQFVNAGTAVAALRAAGIAPDNQTIGRGLDTVEWPARMQRLGPGPVTALAPAGAEVWLDGGHNPGAGEVVAQVMGDLEERVPRPLFLVAGMLKTKDPVGFFRPFAGLARHVFTVPIHGGHETRTPEDLAAAATAGGLSAEPVDSLEAALARLASGWQSDEAPRILICGSLYLAGEVLKANGALPV, encoded by the coding sequence ATGCCCCCTTCGGCCCTCGATGCCCTCCTGGATCGCCTGACCATGGCGATCCCGGCAGGGTGGGATCTCGGCCTGGAACGGATCGAGCGCCTGCTCGCCGAACTCGGCAATCCGCACCACCGCCTGCCGCCGGTGATCCATGTCGCCGGGACCAACGGCAAGGGCTCGGTGACGGCCTTCTGCCGCGCGATCCTGGAGGCGGCCGGCAAGACCTGCCACGTCTACACCTCGCCGCATCTGGTCCGATTCAACGAGCGCATCCGCATCGCCCATCCGGGCGGCGGGCGGCTCGCCGATGACGACGTGCTGGCCGCCGCGATCCTGGAGGCCGAACAGGTCAATGCGGGCCGGCCGATCACCTTCTTCGAACTGGCGACGGTCGCCGCCTTCCGGCTCTTCGCGGAGCATCCGGCCGACTACACCCTGCTCGAGGTCGGCCTCGGCGGGCGTCTCGACGCCACCAACGTCATCCCGGCGCCGCTGGTCAGCGTGATCACCTCGATCTCGGTCGACCACGAGAAGTTCCTCGGCGACACGATCGAGAAGATCGCCGCCGAGAAGGCCGGCATCATCAAGCGCGGCGCGGTGGCCGTCTCGTCGCCGCAGACGCCCGAGGTGGTCACGATCCTGGAGCGGCGCGCCGCGCGCGAGGGCGTGCGCGTGCAGTTCGGCGGCCAGGACTGGATTGCAGGTCCGGAAAACGGCCGGCTGGTTTACCAGGACGCCGACGGCCTGCTCGACCTGACGGCGCCGCGCCTCCTCGGCGCGCACCAGTTCGTCAATGCCGGCACGGCGGTCGCGGCCCTGCGCGCGGCCGGGATCGCGCCCGACAACCAGACGATCGGGCGCGGCCTGGATACGGTCGAATGGCCGGCGCGGATGCAGCGGCTCGGGCCCGGGCCGGTGACGGCGCTGGCGCCGGCCGGCGCGGAGGTCTGGCTCGATGGCGGCCACAATCCGGGCGCCGGCGAGGTGGTCGCGCAGGTGATGGGCGATCTGGAAGAGCGCGTGCCGCGCCCGCTGTTCCTGGTCGCCGGCATGCTCAAGACCAAGGATCCGGTCGGCTTCTTCCGGCCCTTCGCGGGGCTGGCCCGCCATGTCTTCACCGTGCCGATCCACGGCGGGCACGAGACCCGGACGCCCGAGGATCTGGCCGCGGCAGCGACCGCCGGCGGGCTCTCGGCCGAGCCGGTCGACAGCCTGGAGGCGGCGCTCGCCCGCCTCGCCTCCGGCTGGCAGTCGGACGAGGCGCCGCGCATCCTGATCTGCGGCTCGCTCTATCTCGCCGGCGAAGTCCTCAAGGCCAACGGCGCCCTGCCTGTCTGA
- a CDS encoding SPFH domain-containing protein: MMWIFSGSVAIAIGLYLFFRHGSASDTGRAAAGPQNPVLALMAGLGRGVIGLGFIALGLLMLANTSFVYVAADQVGHLKRVYAFQELPPGHVVALPGQKGPQATVLGPGFHVIPFVRVLYQIEELPLVDVPEGYYGQVTAVDGAPMPAGMFMAPTIPDDRLAEMLDAESFLRKGGYRGPQETVLKPGSYRLNRYLFDVKVDKDTPATLIPAGHVGVVKSNVATPGVVCREERVTAAPVVGGQATPAVVQVPSSESLSVPLVPRGCVGIWKEPLLPGAFYMNKRAYEVTLVDTRVQTWEFKGGYLKRAVDLSVDQQGNIRQNERSSNEPVPQSAADRAVFVKIEGWDIPIELRVLVQVDPQDAPIVVGSVGGLREIEDRILVPAIRSVVRTVSGSAIRVPVRNADGSLAQPARFEVRSTRVLDLIENREAIEQTIASIIRVEGRKAGVDIREIRLGEPSIPPEILIPRLRQQLADQLSQSYVRETAAQTKRIETEQARATANEQPRLVESQIAVQVAGQREQEREALGRAERKFLEELAKGQMAQAGVLGQDRVAMLQALEKVLLTLERKPEIVGLISRLVPQTVVTSDGSGLSGAAAILGGALSGAQRGGAPAAKP; encoded by the coding sequence ATGATGTGGATTTTCTCGGGCTCCGTCGCCATTGCGATCGGGCTCTATCTCTTTTTCCGCCACGGCTCGGCATCCGACACCGGGCGTGCCGCGGCGGGGCCGCAGAACCCGGTGCTGGCGCTGATGGCCGGCCTCGGGCGCGGCGTGATCGGGCTCGGCTTCATCGCGCTCGGCCTCCTGATGCTGGCCAACACATCCTTCGTTTACGTCGCGGCCGATCAGGTCGGGCATCTCAAGCGGGTCTATGCCTTCCAGGAGCTGCCGCCCGGCCATGTCGTCGCGCTGCCGGGCCAGAAGGGGCCGCAGGCGACCGTGCTCGGCCCCGGCTTCCACGTCATCCCCTTCGTGCGCGTGCTCTACCAGATCGAGGAACTGCCGCTGGTCGACGTGCCCGAGGGCTATTACGGCCAGGTCACCGCGGTCGACGGCGCGCCGATGCCGGCCGGCATGTTCATGGCGCCGACCATCCCGGACGACCGGCTCGCCGAGATGCTCGATGCGGAGAGCTTCCTGCGCAAGGGCGGCTATCGCGGCCCCCAGGAGACGGTGCTGAAACCCGGCTCCTACCGGCTGAACCGCTATCTGTTCGACGTGAAGGTCGACAAGGACACGCCCGCCACGCTGATCCCGGCCGGCCATGTCGGCGTGGTCAAGTCCAACGTCGCGACCCCCGGCGTCGTCTGCCGCGAGGAGCGCGTCACGGCCGCGCCGGTGGTCGGGGGGCAGGCGACGCCGGCGGTGGTGCAGGTGCCGAGTTCGGAGAGCCTGTCGGTGCCGCTGGTGCCGCGCGGCTGCGTCGGCATCTGGAAGGAGCCGCTGCTGCCCGGCGCCTTCTACATGAACAAGCGCGCCTATGAGGTCACCCTGGTCGATACCCGCGTGCAGACCTGGGAGTTCAAGGGCGGCTACCTCAAGCGCGCGGTCGATCTGTCGGTCGACCAGCAGGGCAACATCCGCCAGAACGAACGCTCGTCGAACGAGCCGGTGCCCCAGAGCGCCGCCGACCGCGCGGTCTTCGTCAAGATCGAGGGCTGGGACATCCCGATCGAACTGCGCGTCCTGGTCCAGGTCGATCCGCAGGACGCACCGATCGTGGTCGGCAGCGTCGGCGGCCTGCGCGAGATTGAGGACCGCATCCTGGTCCCGGCGATCCGCTCGGTGGTCAGGACCGTCTCCGGCTCGGCGATCCGCGTGCCCGTGCGCAACGCCGACGGATCGCTGGCCCAGCCGGCGCGTTTCGAGGTCCGTTCCACGCGCGTGCTCGACCTGATCGAGAACCGCGAGGCGATCGAGCAGACCATCGCGTCGATCATCCGCGTGGAAGGCCGCAAGGCCGGCGTCGACATCCGCGAGATCCGGCTTGGCGAGCCCTCCATCCCGCCCGAAATCCTGATCCCCCGGCTGCGCCAGCAACTCGCCGACCAGCTGTCGCAATCCTATGTCCGCGAGACGGCGGCCCAGACCAAGCGCATCGAGACCGAGCAGGCGCGCGCCACCGCCAACGAGCAGCCGCGCCTGGTGGAGAGCCAGATCGCCGTGCAGGTCGCCGGCCAGCGCGAACAGGAGCGCGAGGCCCTCGGCCGCGCCGAGCGCAAGTTCCTGGAAGAGCTGGCCAAGGGCCAGATGGCCCAGGCCGGCGTGCTCGGTCAGGACCGGGTCGCCATGCTGCAGGCGCTCGAGAAGGTGCTGCTGACCCTGGAACGCAAGCCCGAGATCGTCGGGCTGATCTCCCGGCTGGTGCCGCAGACGGTCGTCACCTCGGATGGGTCGGGCCTGTCCGGAGCGGCGGCGATTCTCGGCGGGGCACTGTCGGGCGCGCAACGCGGTGGGGCTCCGGCCGCTAAGCCCTGA
- a CDS encoding phosphoribosylanthranilate isomerase: MPALVKICGLSTAETVAAALDAGADMLGFVFFPRSPRHVAIETAAALAAPARGRAQVVALTVDATDEALDTIVAGLRPDILQLHGAETPARAGAIRARMGIAVMKAIRVGEAADLAPVPAFAAHVDRFLFDAKPPPGLVGALPGGNGLSFDWRLVRGLDPGRPWMLSGGLDPANVAEALDLTGAPAVDVSSGVESAPGVKDPDLIRAFVSAVRWRAPAAATA; encoded by the coding sequence ATGCCAGCCCTCGTCAAGATCTGCGGGCTCAGCACCGCCGAAACCGTCGCTGCCGCGCTCGACGCGGGCGCCGACATGCTCGGCTTCGTCTTCTTTCCGCGCAGCCCGCGCCACGTCGCCATCGAGACCGCTGCCGCCCTGGCGGCCCCGGCGCGGGGCCGCGCGCAGGTCGTCGCGCTGACGGTCGACGCCACCGATGAGGCGCTCGATACGATCGTCGCCGGCCTCAGGCCGGATATCCTGCAATTGCACGGCGCCGAGACGCCTGCGCGTGCGGGCGCGATCCGGGCGCGAATGGGGATTGCGGTGATGAAGGCGATCCGGGTCGGCGAGGCGGCCGATTTGGCGCCGGTGCCCGCGTTTGCCGCCCATGTCGACCGCTTCCTGTTCGACGCCAAGCCGCCGCCCGGTCTGGTCGGGGCATTGCCGGGCGGCAACGGCCTATCCTTCGATTGGCGCCTGGTGCGAGGCCTCGATCCGGGCCGGCCCTGGATGCTGTCGGGAGGTCTGGACCCGGCGAATGTTGCCGAGGCGCTGGACCTGACCGGCGCGCCGGCCGTCGATGTTTCCTCCGGCGTCGAGAGCGCCCCCGGCGTCAAGGACCCGGATCTCATCCGCGCCTTCGTGAGCGCCGTACGATGGCGGGCGCCGGCTGCCGCGACCGCCTGA
- the trpA gene encoding tryptophan synthase subunit alpha, with protein MTESRITRRFAETAAAGRPALVTFVTAGDPDYDTSLAILKALPGAGADVIEMGMPFSDPMADGPAIQASGLRALKAGQTMVRTLAMVRAFRETDQTTPIVLMGYYNPIYSWGPEAFLDAAKAAGVDGLIIVDLPPEADDELCLPAMARGINFIRLATPTTDDRRLPAVLTNTSGFVYYVSINGITGTASPDAVRVGGAVERIKRHTGLPVAVGFGVKTAEQAQRIGQDADGVVVGSAIVSAIKGSLDAEDRATGATVPAVEALVGELAAGVRAAKRSAA; from the coding sequence ATGACCGAGAGCCGCATCACCCGACGCTTTGCCGAGACCGCCGCCGCCGGGCGGCCGGCCCTGGTCACCTTCGTGACCGCCGGCGATCCCGACTACGACACCTCGCTCGCCATCCTGAAGGCGCTGCCGGGCGCCGGGGCCGACGTGATCGAGATGGGCATGCCCTTCTCCGATCCGATGGCCGACGGCCCCGCCATCCAGGCCTCCGGCTTGCGCGCCTTGAAGGCCGGGCAGACCATGGTGCGGACGCTGGCCATGGTGCGCGCCTTCCGCGAGACCGACCAGACGACCCCGATCGTGCTGATGGGCTACTACAATCCGATCTACTCCTGGGGCCCCGAGGCCTTCCTGGACGCCGCCAAGGCGGCCGGGGTCGACGGCCTGATCATCGTCGACCTGCCGCCGGAGGCCGACGATGAACTCTGCCTGCCGGCCATGGCGCGCGGCATCAACTTCATCCGTCTGGCCACGCCGACCACCGACGACCGGCGCCTGCCGGCCGTGCTCACCAACACCTCCGGCTTCGTCTACTACGTCTCGATCAACGGCATCACCGGCACGGCCTCGCCGGACGCGGTCCGGGTCGGCGGCGCGGTCGAGCGCATCAAGCGGCACACCGGCCTGCCGGTCGCGGTCGGCTTCGGCGTCAAGACCGCCGAGCAGGCGCAGCGGATCGGCCAGGACGCCGACGGCGTGGTGGTCGGCTCGGCCATCGTGTCCGCCATCAAGGGCAGCCTCGATGCCGAGGACCGCGCCACCGGGGCGACCGTGCCGGCCGTCGAGGCGCTGGTCGGCGAACTGGCCGCCGGCGTACGGGCGGCGAAGCGCTCCGCTGCCTGA
- the cobO gene encoding cob(I)yrinic acid a,c-diamide adenosyltransferase, with protein MTDETEDEARHRAKMAKRKAVQDAEVASKTIAEKGLLIVHTGPGKGKSTAAFGLVMRALGHGWTVGVVQFIKGAWDTGERHALDRFGEQVRWHSMGEGFTWETQDRARDVAAATRAFDKARELMADPAIRLLVLDELNIALRYDYLPLAEVIETLKARRPDLTVVVTGRNAKPELIEAADTVTEMTLVKHHFAAGVKAQQGIEF; from the coding sequence ATGACCGATGAGACCGAGGACGAAGCCCGCCACCGCGCCAAGATGGCCAAGCGCAAGGCGGTCCAGGATGCCGAGGTGGCGTCCAAGACCATCGCCGAAAAGGGCCTGCTGATCGTCCATACCGGCCCCGGCAAGGGCAAGTCGACGGCCGCCTTCGGCCTCGTCATGCGCGCGCTCGGCCATGGCTGGACGGTCGGCGTGGTGCAGTTCATCAAGGGCGCCTGGGACACCGGCGAGCGGCATGCGCTCGACCGCTTCGGCGAACAGGTGCGCTGGCATTCGATGGGCGAGGGCTTCACATGGGAGACCCAGGACCGCGCCCGCGACGTGGCCGCCGCCACCCGCGCCTTCGACAAGGCGCGCGAGTTGATGGCCGATCCGGCGATCCGCCTCCTGGTCCTCGACGAACTGAACATCGCGCTCCGCTACGACTACCTCCCGCTCGCCGAGGTGATCGAGACCCTGAAGGCCCGCCGGCCGGATCTGACGGTCGTGGTCACGGGGCGCAACGCCAAGCCGGAGCTGATCGAGGCGGCCGACACGGTCACCGAGATGACCCTGGTCAAGCATCACTTCGCCGCCGGCGTGAAGGCCCAGCAGGGGATCGAATTCTGA
- a CDS encoding PepSY domain-containing protein, with protein sequence MPRLRHSVAVALLAAIATPPPFAAPAEPGRASSRPGAAPAGDRPGGVQRPESVAADHEKARQALARGEVKSLDEILGLVTLRGHDNFVEVSLDRTDGRWIYAMTLLTAGGRYRVVTIDAATAKVLKEELK encoded by the coding sequence ATGCCTCGTCTGCGCCATTCCGTTGCGGTCGCACTGCTGGCCGCCATCGCCACACCGCCTCCGTTCGCCGCCCCCGCCGAACCGGGCCGCGCGTCTTCGCGGCCGGGCGCCGCACCGGCAGGGGACCGACCGGGCGGCGTACAGCGCCCCGAATCGGTTGCCGCCGATCACGAAAAAGCGCGGCAGGCCCTGGCACGCGGCGAGGTGAAATCGTTGGATGAAATCCTTGGTCTCGTCACATTGCGCGGGCACGACAACTTCGTCGAGGTCTCCCTCGATCGCACAGATGGCCGTTGGATCTACGCCATGACGCTGCTGACCGCGGGCGGTCGCTACCGGGTCGTGACGATCGACGCCGCAACAGCAAAAGTCCTCAAAGAAGAGCTCAAATAG
- a CDS encoding response regulator transcription factor, producing the protein MRVLVVEDEDRIRRDLAVQLKNAGYVVEEAADGENAWFRGDTEEFDAVVLDLGLPKMDGLQVLKRWRDAGRDIPILILTARGSWTDRVEGIDAGADDYLVKPFRMEEVVARVRALIRRSAGRANPVLSAHGITLDTRRARATVDGQPIPLSPLEFRLLSYLLHHRGRVVSRAELVEHIYHEDVEPDSNALEVLVGRVRRKVGSEVIETRRGHGYLVSTD; encoded by the coding sequence ATGCGCGTGCTCGTCGTGGAAGACGAAGACCGGATCCGCCGCGATCTGGCCGTCCAGCTCAAGAATGCCGGCTATGTGGTCGAGGAGGCTGCAGACGGCGAGAATGCCTGGTTCCGGGGCGACACCGAGGAGTTCGACGCGGTCGTGCTCGATCTCGGCCTGCCCAAGATGGACGGATTGCAGGTGCTGAAGCGCTGGCGCGACGCCGGCCGCGACATTCCGATCCTGATCCTGACCGCGCGCGGCAGTTGGACCGACCGGGTCGAGGGCATCGACGCCGGCGCCGACGACTATCTGGTCAAGCCGTTCCGGATGGAGGAGGTCGTCGCGCGGGTGCGCGCCCTGATCCGCCGCTCGGCCGGCCGGGCTAACCCGGTCCTGTCCGCCCATGGCATCACGCTCGACACACGGCGCGCGCGGGCGACCGTCGACGGCCAGCCGATCCCGCTGTCGCCGCTTGAATTCCGCCTGCTGTCCTATCTGCTGCACCATCGCGGCCGCGTGGTCAGCCGGGCCGAACTGGTCGAACACATCTATCACGAGGATGTCGAGCCGGATTCGAACGCGCTCGAGGTTCTGGTCGGACGCGTCCGGCGCAAGGTCGGCTCCGAGGTGATCGAGACCCGGCGCGGCCACGGCTATCTGGTCTCGACCGACTGA
- a CDS encoding sensor histidine kinase, which yields MISSALAVAAAGVALVVLADRHVERRLVQEVGAHLDQLTALLRVGSRGPEVIDDLADPRFVRPFSGLYFQIVEGGEVKIRSRSLWDQTLPVPPEAPEGEVRELKGPRDQALMTLERRVAMAAEGGDLRNFRLFVGEDRAEIDGLVFDFALEAAAFLFVLVAFLTLAGWAYITVGLKPLENLRDLVLQVRRGKTRRLDGAFPNEVLPLVEELNGLIDAQEQAVERARARAGDLAHGLKTPLAVLSAESRSLRERGETEAADAIDIEVAGLSRFVERELARSRAAAVPYLNRLDLSRALDRMVGAMQRLPRGDELDWLVEIPPGLTAPLHPEDANEILGNLLDNARKWAVSRIEVSALAAGERIEVVVADDGPGVPEARREAVLKRGIRLDETVQGSGLGLSIVDDLVTSYRGTLALSETPGGGLTVRVELPRSGSAAEAE from the coding sequence GTGATCTCGTCCGCCCTCGCGGTGGCGGCGGCCGGCGTCGCGCTCGTCGTGCTGGCCGACCGGCATGTCGAGCGCCGGCTGGTGCAGGAGGTCGGCGCCCATCTCGACCAGCTGACGGCGCTCCTGCGCGTCGGCTCGCGCGGGCCGGAGGTGATCGACGACCTTGCCGATCCGCGCTTCGTGCGTCCCTTCTCGGGCCTCTATTTCCAGATCGTCGAGGGTGGCGAGGTCAAGATCCGGTCGCGCTCGCTCTGGGACCAGACCCTGCCGGTGCCGCCGGAGGCGCCGGAAGGCGAGGTGCGCGAACTGAAGGGACCGCGCGACCAGGCGCTGATGACGCTGGAGCGGCGCGTCGCGATGGCGGCGGAGGGCGGCGACCTGCGCAATTTCCGCCTGTTCGTCGGCGAGGACCGCGCCGAGATCGACGGCTTGGTGTTCGACTTCGCGCTCGAAGCCGCCGCCTTCCTGTTCGTGCTGGTCGCCTTCCTGACGCTGGCCGGCTGGGCCTACATCACCGTCGGCCTCAAGCCCCTGGAAAATCTTCGCGATCTCGTCCTCCAGGTGCGCCGCGGCAAGACCCGCCGTCTCGACGGCGCCTTCCCGAACGAGGTCCTGCCGCTGGTCGAGGAGCTGAACGGGCTGATCGACGCGCAGGAACAGGCGGTGGAGCGGGCCCGCGCACGCGCCGGCGACCTCGCCCATGGCCTGAAGACCCCGCTCGCCGTGCTGTCGGCCGAATCGCGCTCCTTGCGCGAGCGCGGCGAGACCGAGGCGGCCGACGCGATCGACATCGAGGTCGCCGGCCTGTCGCGCTTCGTCGAGCGCGAACTCGCCCGCTCGCGCGCCGCCGCGGTGCCCTATCTGAACCGGCTCGATCTCTCGCGCGCGCTCGACCGCATGGTCGGCGCGATGCAGCGCCTGCCGCGTGGCGACGAGTTGGACTGGCTGGTCGAGATCCCGCCCGGGCTGACGGCGCCGCTGCATCCCGAGGACGCCAACGAGATTCTCGGCAATCTCCTCGACAATGCCCGCAAATGGGCCGTCAGCCGGATCGAGGTCAGCGCCCTGGCGGCCGGCGAGCGTATCGAGGTGGTCGTCGCCGACGACGGGCCCGGCGTGCCGGAGGCCCGGCGCGAGGCGGTGCTGAAGCGCGGCATCCGGCTCGACGAGACCGTGCAGGGATCGGGGCTGGGCCTCTCCATCGTCGACGATCTGGTCACCAGCTACCGCGGCACGCTGGCGCTGTCGGAGACGCCGGGCGGTGGCCTGACCGTTCGGGTCGAACTGCCGCGCAGCGGGAGCGCAGCGGAGGCGGAGTGA
- the cobD gene encoding threonine-phosphate decarboxylase CobD, whose protein sequence is MDSIGEAGGAVASDAPGASGAVVLHGGDLATARRLHPQAPEPWIDLSTGINPVPYPVGAIAVEAWTRLPGRDAADRLIAAARVAYGAGPETAIVAAPGTQALIQRLPDLLPGPDVRVLGFTYQEHEAVWRRAGRRVERVAEAPALVGADVAVIVNPNNPDGRLIAPAALAEIARAVVAAGGTLVVDEAFMDVIRPEPGSFPAGLLPLRPAGTLVLRSFGKAYGLAGLRLGFALGDAALVTRLGAALGPWAVPGPALEIGARALADRAWLEVATARLEADAARLDRLLVGAGCTIVGGTPLFRLARHDDAANLHHRLAQAGILTRAFAEPTWLRFGLPGSEAAWTRLAAALAVRPGAGKHASE, encoded by the coding sequence ATGGACAGTATCGGGGAGGCCGGCGGGGCGGTCGCGTCCGACGCACCGGGCGCGTCAGGCGCGGTCGTGCTTCACGGCGGCGATCTGGCGACTGCCCGCCGCCTCCATCCTCAGGCACCGGAACCGTGGATCGACCTCTCCACCGGCATCAATCCGGTGCCCTATCCGGTCGGCGCGATCGCCGTCGAGGCCTGGACGCGCCTGCCCGGCCGGGACGCGGCCGACCGGCTGATCGCCGCGGCCCGGGTCGCCTATGGGGCCGGACCGGAAACCGCCATCGTGGCGGCGCCCGGCACGCAGGCCCTGATCCAGCGTCTGCCGGACCTGCTGCCGGGACCCGATGTCCGCGTCCTCGGCTTCACCTACCAGGAGCACGAGGCGGTCTGGCGGCGGGCCGGGCGCCGGGTCGAGCGGGTCGCCGAGGCTCCCGCGCTGGTCGGCGCCGATGTGGCCGTGATCGTCAATCCGAACAATCCGGACGGCCGGCTGATCGCGCCGGCGGCGCTCGCGGAGATCGCGCGCGCCGTCGTGGCGGCCGGCGGCACACTGGTGGTCGACGAAGCCTTCATGGACGTGATCCGGCCCGAACCCGGATCGTTTCCGGCCGGCCTCCTGCCGCTCCGGCCGGCGGGGACCTTGGTGCTGCGCTCCTTCGGCAAGGCCTATGGGCTGGCCGGCCTGCGCCTCGGCTTCGCGCTCGGCGATGCCGCGCTGGTCACACGCCTCGGCGCCGCCCTCGGCCCCTGGGCGGTGCCGGGGCCGGCGCTCGAGATCGGGGCGCGGGCACTCGCCGATCGGGCCTGGCTCGAAGTCGCCACCGCGCGGCTGGAGGCCGATGCGGCACGGCTCGATCGCCTGCTCGTCGGAGCCGGCTGCACGATCGTCGGCGGCACGCCGCTGTTCCGGCTCGCCCGCCATGACGACGCGGCGAACCTGCATCACCGGCTCGCGCAGGCCGGCATCCTGACCCGCGCCTTCGCCGAGCCGACCTGGCTGCGCTTCGGCCTGCCCGGATCAGAAGCGGCCTGGACGCGGCTCGCGGCTGCGCTCGCGGTCCGACCGGGCGCCGGGAAGCATGCTTCAGAATGA